The sequence below is a genomic window from Methylotuvimicrobium alcaliphilum 20Z.
CGGCGCGCCAGGGTGTTCGGTTATCTACCCAATACGCTGCAGGAACAACTCGCCGCGGAAATGAGCGACGACGACGTATCGTTGCTGTTGAAACACATGGACGCCGACGAAGGTGCGGATTTATTAAATCTATTGCCCGAAGAACGCCATGACGGCGTGTTACGTTCGATCGCCAGAAAAGAACGCGAAGACTTGCGCCGTTTGGCTAGCCATTCCGAAGGCACCGCCGGCGCAATCATGACCAGCGACTATGCCGCGATCCCTGCCCATGTCAAAGTTAGCGAAGCGTTAAATATCGTCCGCACGACCGCCCCGGGCGCTGAAACGATTTATCAAATTTTCGTTACCGACGGCCAGCACCAGCTTTTAGGCACGGTATCGCTACGCGAACTGATTTTGGCACCGCAAACGGCCAAAATCCAAGACATCATGATGACCGATATCGTCACGGTTTCGGTCGATGCCGCGCAAGAAGACGCGGCAAAAATCATTAGCCGCTACGATTTACTGGCCTTGCCGGTTATCGATAGCGAAAGCCGTTTAGTCGGCATTATTACTTATGACGACGCGATGGATGTCGCCGAAGCCGAAGCGACCGAAGACATGCATAAAAGCGCGACAATCGGTAATCTGGAAGGCAATTTTCGAGACGCTCGGCTACTCACGCTTTATCGCAAACGCATCGTTTGGCTCATTTTACTGGTATTCGGCAATCTATTCTCCGGAGCAGGAATTGCTTTTTTCGAAGACATGATCGCAGCTTACGTCGTGCTGGTATTTTTCCTGCCGGTTCTGGTAGGCAGCGGAGGTAATGCCGGCTCTCAAGCGGCGACCTTAGTTATTCGCGGCTTGGCGACCGGTGACGTCGACCTTAAAGATTGGGGCCGATTATTGGGAAGGGAGTTGGTTATCGCGTCCGGTTTGGGCTTGAC
It includes:
- the mgtE gene encoding magnesium transporter, which translates into the protein MTHPIIESFLRHSIERKDYQVVRQFLEEFQPADLCDLIQQESLPTALDILKFLSYERRARVFGYLPNTLQEQLAAEMSDDDVSLLLKHMDADEGADLLNLLPEERHDGVLRSIARKEREDLRRLASHSEGTAGAIMTSDYAAIPAHVKVSEALNIVRTTAPGAETIYQIFVTDGQHQLLGTVSLRELILAPQTAKIQDIMMTDIVTVSVDAAQEDAAKIISRYDLLALPVIDSESRLVGIITYDDAMDVAEAEATEDMHKSATIGNLEGNFRDARLLTLYRKRIVWLILLVFGNLFSGAGIAFFEDMIAAYVVLVFFLPVLVGSGGNAGSQAATLVIRGLATGDVDLKDWGRLLGRELVIASGLGLTMAMAISMVGHFRGGDEIALVVGLSMVSIVIVGSLVGMCLPFILNRLGWDPATASAPLVTTIADSAGVLIYFSIATAILGMPV